The sequence GACCTGTCCCGAGGCTGGGGCACGGCTGTGAGCGAAGCGCTCGACTGGACCCGAGGGGAGTGGTGACCGTGCTGTACGTCGACACCAGCGCGCTGGTCACGGCCTACCTTTCGGACGAGCCGGAGCACGACAAGTTCCGCAAGTTGCTGATCGAAGGCGATGCCCTGGTCGTGAGCAGTGACTTCACCCGCGTCGAGTTCGCCGGCGCCATGACGGCCGCCAAGCGGACCGGCCGGATTCCCGATCCCGAGACGGTGCTGGCGCACTTCGATCACCTCGCCTCGCCGGATGGGGACCTGGTGCTCATCCCGTTCAACCCGAACCGGATCATTCCCGCCGCACGGCGGCTGGTCACCGAGAACTACCCCGTGCGCACGCTCGACGCGATCCACATCGCCGTCGCGATGCACGACACCGCCGAGCTCACCGGCGGCGAGCCGGTCACCTTCGTCACCCGCGACGAGCGGCAAGCCGACGCCGCGAAGGCCAACGGATTCGAGGTGCTGTGACCGTCGAACTCTTCGCCGGCATCGCCGTCCGCGACTTCGCCGGTGCGCTTGCCTGGTACGAGCGGCTTTTCGGCTCCCCGCCGACGTTCGTCGTGCACGACACCGAAGTCCTGTGGGAGGTCACCCCGCACGGGTCGGTCTACGTCGTGCTGCGGCCCGAACGCGCGGGGCAGGCCATGCACACCCTCTTCGTCGAGGACCTCGACGAGCGCGTCGCCGGGATCTCCGCGCGGGGCATCGAGCCCGCGGATCGCGAGACCTACGGCAACGGTGTCCGCAAGATCATCTACCGCGACCCCGAGGGAAACGAGCTCGGCATCGGCGGCGGACCCGCGTAACGTTGTCCCGCAAGGGAAACCGGTGGCGCCAGGCTGATCCGTCACGCCTGGAGGTTTCCCGATGAGCGCTGTACCACGACGGCCGGTTCTGGGTCGGTGTCTACGAAACCCACGAAGACGGCCCGGTCCGCGCCGAGCTCGCGGCAGGGCGCGACTTCGTGCGCCTCGCCGATGAGGCCCGCAAGGCTCCGCCCGTTCCCGTCGAACGGCGGGCGAAGCGGACCTACGACGACGAGGGCATCGGCACCGCCGCCCAGCGGGCGTTGAAGCACGCCGTCACCGAGCGGGCGACCGAAAACAAGGCGGCCCGCAAACGCCGTGCCGCAGCCGAGGCCGCCCGTCGCCGCGCCCTCGCCAAAGCGAAGTCGCGCGCCAAGCACCGCGGTCACTGAAGCGGTGCTAGTTCCACTCCACCGCGACCCCGGCCAGCCCCGGCCCCGCGTCACTGAAGAACGCGCTGCTCACGCCGCCCATGTCGCACGCCAGTTCCTCCGCCACGACCGGCAGGGCGTCGTCGCGCGCGCGGACCTGGCGGGTGCACCGGGCCGGCAGGGCGTTGCGGTCGAACCGCAGCTGGACCAGGTAGCTCGCACAGCGATCGCGCAGCATCCGGTAGTACCCCGGCGACGCCGAGCCGGAATCGTCGCGGACCTCGAAGCAGAACACGTGGATGTCGCCCTCGGCGAGCTTGCGGTCGAACAGCAGCTCGGTCGCCATCGTGTCGGCGTCCGGGTTGCGGCGCATCCGCCCGACCCGGCAGCCCTCGTCCGTGATCAGCTCGACGTCGTCGATGCGGCAGCCCGGGTCGCCGTTGTACACCGTCAGGTACCGGTCCGGGCCGTGCCGCCGCGCCCGCGTCACCAAGCGCGTGCGCAGGCTGACCTGGCGGTGTTCCGCGTCGAACGTGATCGTGTCGTGCACCGACAGCAGCTCGAGGTCGGCGTTGTAGTGGTTCGACGACGGGTACGCGCCGAGCTCGGCGAGCAGGTCCTCCACGATCGAGCCCATGTCACCGGAACGCAGGTCGTGGAACGACGCCGCCGGCTGGTGGCCGCGGCGGACCAGTCGTGGTCCGATCAGCACCACGAGGGCGTCCGCGGGCAGCTGGAGGACCGATTCCAGGGCCCGGACCGCGGGCAGTGCTTTCGGCACCTCGGGCTGGCGGAGCCCGCGTTGCCAGTAGCTCAGCGTGGACTGTCCGATTTGGACCCCGCGCAGTGCGAGGTGCGCGCGCAGCCGGGCGAGCGACAGGCCGCGGTAGGCGATCGCCAGTCTCAGCGCGTGGTGGAACTCGCCGGTGCGGAGCGCCTCGGTCAGCTCTTTCGGCAGCTCGGCTACCGAAGCCCGGGTCGTGCGGGCGCCATCGATGATCAGTGGGAGGTTCCCGTCTTGTGCCACCGCTCGTCCCTTCACCCGACCAGTGTGTGCGCTGGGCGTGAACACCGCGGAACGTTCACGTTAGCAGCGTAGAGTGCCCCGGCCGACCCCCGTTCAGGGTGGTTGGCCACGTAATGGTGACTGTTCCGCGTTCCGGCTGTGCCCCGGAACGGTCCGTTCCTCCGGATGGCGTTCTTGCTCGGGGTGACCACGTTGTTCACCGTTGTGACCACCGCTGGTTCGCCCACGTTCGAGCAGGAGGCCGTCCGTGCTGGTGAAGTCGAGCCAGGTTCACGCCGTACTGGTTTTGAGCCTGATGATGTGCCTGGTCGCGCCGGCCACCGCCGGAGCCGCGCCCGGAGCGCCTTCGACCTACCGCAACCAGATCGTGATGCAGGCTCAGCAGAAGAGCCAGTGGTGCTGGGCCGGTGCGGGCAACACCATCGCCGCCTTCCACGGCGCCACCGTCGGCCAGACGCGGTTCTGCCAGCTGGCGCACGGCGAGTCCGGCCAGGACTGCGCCAACCTCACCGGCACGCTCGCCGACCCGCAGCGCGCCTTCGCCCGGCTCGGGTTCAGCTCGCCGGGCCGCTACCTCGACCGGCCGATCACCTACGCGGCGATCCGGGCGCAGACCGCGGCGGGCCGGCCGCTGGAGACCCGGGTCGGCTTCCGCTCGGGCGGCGGGCATTCG is a genomic window of Amycolatopsis lexingtonensis containing:
- a CDS encoding PIN domain-containing protein, yielding MVTVLYVDTSALVTAYLSDEPEHDKFRKLLIEGDALVVSSDFTRVEFAGAMTAAKRTGRIPDPETVLAHFDHLASPDGDLVLIPFNPNRIIPAARRLVTENYPVRTLDAIHIAVAMHDTAELTGGEPVTFVTRDERQADAAKANGFEVL
- a CDS encoding VOC family protein, translating into MTVELFAGIAVRDFAGALAWYERLFGSPPTFVVHDTEVLWEVTPHGSVYVVLRPERAGQAMHTLFVEDLDERVAGISARGIEPADRETYGNGVRKIIYRDPEGNELGIGGGPA
- a CDS encoding DUF2992 family protein, which encodes MRLADEARKAPPVPVERRAKRTYDDEGIGTAAQRALKHAVTERATENKAARKRRAAAEAARRRALAKAKSRAKHRGH
- a CDS encoding papain-like cysteine protease family protein, with protein sequence MLVKSSQVHAVLVLSLMMCLVAPATAGAAPGAPSTYRNQIVMQAQQKSQWCWAGAGNTIAAFHGATVGQTRFCQLAHGESGQDCANLTGTLADPQRAFARLGFSSPGRYLDRPITYAAIRAQTAAGRPLETRVGFRSGGGHSHVVYGYDTGGDWVFWGDPGPAKRYNWSTYGFYTHNSSFSWTHTLTGIAR